The DNA sequence TGGACGAGTATCGCGATTGGGTCGAAAGCCTGGATTACCTGGACATGCTGCGCCTGGTCGATCCAAGTTTCAGTCTCGGGGCGATACGAGGTGAGAAGATCTTCGGACGTATTCGCGACATGCTGGGCTCGATCAACATCGAGGATCTGCCGATCCCCTTCACAGCCGTCGCGGCCGACCTGACCAACCAGCAGGAAATATGGTTTCAGGAAGGCAACCTGGAGCAGGCGATGCGCGCCTCGGCAGCCATCCCGAGCCTGTTCACGCCGGTTATGCAGGGCAACCGGATGCTGGTGGACGGTGGCATCCTCAATCCGTTGCCGATCGTGCCGGTGGTTTCCGCCCACTGCGACATCATCATCGCGGTCAACCTCAACGCCAACAACCATCGGCAGTACCCGCTGCCGGAGATAATCCGTCCGGGTCGCTTCGATGCGATGGTCAACTCGATCAGCTCGCACATCCCGTTCTGGCGCAGCAAGGGATTGGAAGAGCAACTTGCAGAGCTTCAGGCTGCGGAAGAAGGCGATGGCACCCAGCCGCCGGCAGCGCCCACCGGGCAGAGCGCGCCGAAATCGGCAGAAGGATCGATGGTCGTGGATGTGGGTAGCCCAGCGTCCTTGCTGGAGCTTATCAACCAGAGCTTCGAAGTCATGCAATCCTCGTTAACGCAGTACAAGATCGCCGGTTATCCGCCGAACGTGCTGGTCAACATTCCCAAGCGCGCGTGCCGCTTTTACGAGTTCTACAAGGCGCCGGAGCTAATCAAGCTGGGTCAGATCGTCGCCCGAGACACGCTCGACAAGTACGAGGAGGAACAGCTTTAGTCACCGCTGATCGCCCTTTCAGCGAGAGTGCGTCTGATCGAATCCACTGCCCGGCAGCTTTTCCGGGCTAGCGGCTTCCGGCACTTCCTTGATCAGCCAGTCACCCAACAGGCTGTAGGCAACCGCCAGCAGCGTCGGGCCTAGGAACAGGCCCATGAAACCGAACGCCAGTACGCCGCCAAACACGCCAAGCAGCACGACTACCAACGGCAGATTACCGCCCCGGCTGATCAAGTAGGGCTTCAGCACGTTGTCCACGCCGCTGATGATGAACATGCCCCAGACACCGAGAAACACTGCCATACCGTACTGGCCCTGCCAGGCCAGCCAGGCCACCGCTGGCCCCCACACCAGTGGCGGAACCATCAGAAAGCTGAACGCGAAGGTCAGCAGGCCGAGAATCAACGCGCCTGGTATGCCGGCAATGCTGAACCCCACATAAGCGAGAATCGCCTGGGCAGCGGCCGTACCGATCACACCGTTGACGACACGCTGTACCGTACCGGCTACCAACTCTAGGTAATGATCAGCACGGTCGCCAATCAACCGATGCAGCAGGCTGTGAATGAAGGCCGCGAGTTTCGGTCCGTCGCGGTAGAAGAAAAACACCAGCACCAGGCTGAGCGCCAGCTCCAGCATCCCACCGCCAATGCGTGCACTGCGCACCAGCATCCAGTTGCCGACCTGGCCGATGTAGGGCCGAATGGTGGCAAAAAAGGCCGTGCCCTGTTCGTCCAGAGTGTTCCATAGCGCTAACAAACGATCGCCTACCAGTGGCAACTCACCGACCCACTCGGGGGGCGGCGGCAAGCCTTGCATCTGAAGGTTGTGCACCAGCACGTTGACCTCTCGAATGTGGTCGGCGATGTTGAAGCCCAGCCACACCAGCGGCACCGCTACCGACACCATCCAGCCAAACGTTAGCAGCGTTGCGGCGAGCGTAGAGTTGCCTTTCAGCCAGCGTGTCAGTACGCGCATGATCGGCCAGCTCGCGAAGGCCAGCACCGCT is a window from the Pseudomonas sp. MTM4 genome containing:
- a CDS encoding patatin-like phospholipase family protein; the protein is MGNKVALVLGSGGARGYAHIGVIDELTARGYEIKCVAGCSMGAVVGGIYAAGKLDEYRDWVESLDYLDMLRLVDPSFSLGAIRGEKIFGRIRDMLGSINIEDLPIPFTAVAADLTNQQEIWFQEGNLEQAMRASAAIPSLFTPVMQGNRMLVDGGILNPLPIVPVVSAHCDIIIAVNLNANNHRQYPLPEIIRPGRFDAMVNSISSHIPFWRSKGLEEQLAELQAAEEGDGTQPPAAPTGQSAPKSAEGSMVVDVGSPASLLELINQSFEVMQSSLTQYKIAGYPPNVLVNIPKRACRFYEFYKAPELIKLGQIVARDTLDKYEEEQL
- a CDS encoding AI-2E family transporter, which gives rise to MLNNDRLLVQILLLVLLGACVWVLAPFASALFWAAVLAFASWPIMRVLTRWLKGNSTLAATLLTFGWMVSVAVPLVWLGFNIADHIREVNVLVHNLQMQGLPPPPEWVGELPLVGDRLLALWNTLDEQGTAFFATIRPYIGQVGNWMLVRSARIGGGMLELALSLVLVFFFYRDGPKLAAFIHSLLHRLIGDRADHYLELVAGTVQRVVNGVIGTAAAQAILAYVGFSIAGIPGALILGLLTFAFSFLMVPPLVWGPAVAWLAWQGQYGMAVFLGVWGMFIISGVDNVLKPYLISRGGNLPLVVVLLGVFGGVLAFGFMGLFLGPTLLAVAYSLLGDWLIKEVPEAASPEKLPGSGFDQTHSR